In Papio anubis isolate 15944 chromosome 20, Panubis1.0, whole genome shotgun sequence, the genomic window gtcccagctactcgggagactgagggagaagaaacacttgaacccaggaggcgggggttgcagtgagctgagatcatgcgtgggtgacagagcgagactctatctcaggaaaaaaaaaaaaaaaaaaacaaggccgggcgtggtggctcatgcctgtaatcccagcactttgggaggctgaggcaggcagatcacgaggtcaggagattgagaccatcctggctaagatggtgaaaccccatctctactaaaaatacaaaaaactatcggcgtggtgacgggcgcctgtagttgcagctactcgggaggctgaggcaggagaatggcgtaaacctgggaggcgcagcttgcagtgagcagagatcctgctactgcacaccagcctggacgacagagcgagactccgtctaaaaaaaaaaaaaaaaatgtaaatacttacAGGACTGCTGACGTTTTAAATTTCCTCTTGTGTCAGTTTAGAAGGTTGTATTTATCAAGAATGTGTTCAGttcatctaaattttcaaatgtgttaGTAAGGAATTTTTCATAATTatcctctatctttttttttttcctttccctgagacggggtctcgctctgtcactcaggctggagtgcagtggcgcgatcccagctcactgcaacctctgccttccaggttcaagcgattctcctgcctcagcctcctgagtagctgggactacaggtgcccagctaatttttgtatttttagtagagatggggtttcaccacgttggccagtctggtctcaaactcctgaccccaggtgatccacccactttggcctcccaaagtgttgggattacaggcgtgagccaccatgcccagcccagggagGTGACATCTTGAGGGGACACCTTCAGGGTGGATAGGTTCAGTCTCTGTCACCTGGGAAGCGCCTCCTCTTTTACCACCACATTATCCGGGGTTAGCACATTGCAAACATGGAGGCCTCTTTCTGTCCTTacccagccctggccctgggaGTGGTGGGCTCGGGGCTTAGACCTGTCTGCCTGGTTTCCTGCAGAGCCCCCCTCCATGCGCCTGAAGGCCCGACCCGGCAACCCTGGCTTTTCCGTGCTTACCTGCAGCGCCTTCTCCTTCTACCCTCCGGAACTGCAACTTCGGTTCCTGCGGAATGGGCTGGCCGCTGGCACCGGCCAGGGCGACTTCGGCCCCAACAGTGACGGCTCCTTCCACGCCTCGTCGTCACTAACAGTCAAAAGTGGCGATGAGCACCACTACTGCTGCATCGTGCAGCACGCGGGGCTGGCGCAGCCCCTCAGGGTGGAGCTGGGTGAGGCCCCGCCCGGTGGTGATGCTCCTGGTTTCCCGTTGCCTTGTCTCACTGCTGCGCCGGTCCTTCCTGAGTCTGACCTTCCTCCCCACTGCTGCCACCTCCTTGAATCTGACTGCCTTGTGCCTCGCGCCTGTCAGTGCCCCCAAAGCCTGATGCCTTGTCCTTCCCAAGGCCGACTGCCTTCTGTCCTGCTGCTTCTGGCCTCACTGAGTCTGAAGAGCTGTTAACCACCACGGCCAGTCCTCCCTGAGTCTGACCGTCTTCCatcctgctgctgcagctgctgcaggtCTTCCTGGAATCTGACCATTCGTTGTCTGCTATGCCCGTCCTCACCAAGACTGACCACCTGCTGCCTTGCTACTGCCGGAGCCCATGAGGCTGACTTCCCACTGCTCTGCCTGCTTCTCCCCGCTGCGCCGGGACAGCCCCACCCTGCCACTGCTGGTCCATTGCTGGTGTGACCGCGGCCGCTCGTGCTGTGGCTGGTTCTTACATCCAGCCTGGGGGCACCCTGCCGAGATCGCCCGCCTGGCCTTGCCTCTGTCCATCAGACACTTGGTGCTGGGATCTCCGAGGCTGGGAGGGACTGGGACCCCCCAGTGCTGTGTCCTGACTGGGTGGGGGTGGACGGGCTGCTCCACATCTCACAGCGTTCTCTGGCTGCAGAAACTCCAGCCAAGTCCTCGGTGCTCGTGGTGGGAATCGTCATCGGTGTCTTGCTACTCACGGCAGCGGCTGTAGGAGGAGCTCTGTTGTGGAGAAGGATGAGGAGTGGGCTGCCAGGTGTGGGCAGCGGGAGGAAGAGCCTTTCAGAGAGGGACAGTGACCCCAAGAGAGGGGCAAACAGACCTGGGAGGAGAGAGACCTGGTGTGGAGACAGACCCAAAGAGAGGAGGACAGAGACCAGAGAGAAGTGGAGACAGAAACCCAGAGACGGGggaacagaggcacagagagagggGACAGAGGAAGGGGGAGACAGAGACCCCGAGGAGGGAGGCAAAGATGTAGAAAGAGGGGGGATGGAAAATTGGGAGAAGGGGAGACAGGCCCAGAAGGAAGGGGTTAGAGACTGAGGGAGTGGGGGGATGCCAGTCAGACCCAGAGCACCTCAGAGATTCTGATGACcgccccctctccctctctctccacagCCCCTTGGATCTCCCTCCGTGGAGATGACACCGGGTCCCTCCTGCCCACCCCGGGGGAGGCCCAGGATGCTGATTCGAAGGATATAAATGTGATCCCAACCACTGCCTGACCATCCGCCATTCCGACTGCTAAAAGCGAATGTAGTCAGGCCCCTTTCATGCTGTGAGACCTCCTGGAACACTGGCATCTCTGAGCCTCCAGAAGGGGTCCTGGGACCTGTTGTCCTCCCTCTGGAGCCCCGTCCTGTggtctgcctcagtttcccctcctaATACATATGGCTCTTTTCCACCTCGATAATATAACACGAGTTTGGGCCCGAATcagt contains:
- the FCGRT gene encoding IgG receptor FcRn large subunit p51 isoform X4; translation: MPAFWVSGWLGPQQYLSYDSLRGQAEPCGAWVWENQVSWYWEKETTDLRIKEKLFLEAFKALGGKGPYTLQGLLGCELSPDNTSVPTAKFALNGEEFMNFDLKQGTWGGDWPEALAISQRWQQQDKAANKELTFLLFSCPHRLREHLERGRGNLEWKEPPSMRLKARPGNPGFSVLTCSAFSFYPPELQLRFLRNGLAAGTGQGDFGPNSDGSFHASSSLTVKSGDEHHYCCIVQHAGLAQPLRVELETPAKSSVLVVGIVIGVLLLTAAAVGGALLWRRMRSGLPAPWISLRGDDTGSLLPTPGEAQDADSKDINVIPTTA